One window from the genome of Grus americana isolate bGruAme1 chromosome 2, bGruAme1.mat, whole genome shotgun sequence encodes:
- the LOC129203613 gene encoding zinc finger protein 271-like isoform X4 gives MGQFQATGPIIPAPEQPAAPPGRWMKFFHLSRSSLRDRDCVITSGSASCSCSPDGPGSSSCLSWPAVKPEIICQMERAELPCVPDPPRTQRSHWTPVSAGDPGRQREAGGVPEGLLAPTALLPGMPKRGRRRRGRSAHSRPGRSQGGSSGRPRLHPLPTPRPLEKTPPTCPECDKSFKRQTALEVHVRSHTGERPFVCTDCGKRFGHKHHLLRHRHVHTGEKPFTCSHCGHRFSEKRYLVIHQRIHTGERPFACTHCPKAFRDNSTLTAHQHVHTGERPFACQQCPKAFRDKRTLTAHQRVHTSERPFACTHCPKTFRDSSSLSAHQRIHTGERPFACAQCPKTFRDKKTLTIHQRVHISERPFACTHCPKAFRDERTLTAHQLMHTEERPFMCTHCPKAFRDEKTLTIHQQVHTSEHPFTCTQCPKALGESSTLTINHSVHTEELRFACTYCPKTFRDSSSLTAHQDIHTRERPFACQQCPKAFRDKKNLTAHLRIHTGERPFACQQCPKAFRDKKTLIAHQRIHTGERPFACAHCPKAFMYKKTLIAHQRIHTGERPFACAHCPKAFRDSSTLTIHQRIHTGERPFACSQCPKAFRDKKTLMAHQRIHTGERPFSCPQCPKAFMYKKTFAAHQHIHTGERPFACPQCPKAFRDSSTLTVHQRIHTGEKPFKCGECGKTCSQKQNLMSHQRLHQSPSAVPESSQCETGGPSLVEKQAEDKPFQCGHCEKRFRDEGIMLAHQRTHSTHSLWPPPQPSTT, from the exons ATGGGTCAA ttccaggctactggccccattatcccagcacCAGAGCAGCCAGCTGCTCCCCCTGGACGATGGATGAAATTCTTTCacctatctcgcagctcactcagggacagggactgtgtgattacctctggttctgcctcttgCTCCTGTTCTCCTGATGGTCCAGGTTCATCGTCATGCCTTA GCTGGCCTGCCGTCAAGCCAGAGATCATCTGCCAGATGGAGCGAGCAGAGCTGCCGTGTGTGCCAGACCCCCCCAGGACACAGCGGAGCCACTGGACCCCTGTCTCAG CCGGTGaccctgggaggcagagggaggctgggggggtccccgagGGGCTGCTGGCACCCACCGCCCTGCTCCCGGGGATGCCCAAACGGGGCAGGAGGCGTCGGGGGCGCTCAGCCCACAGCCGGCCGGGCAGGAGCCAGGGGGGTTCCTCAGGGCGCCCTCGCCTCCACCCCTTGCCGACCCCCCGGCCGCTGGAGAAGACCCCCCCTACGTGTCCTGAGTGTGACAAGAGCTTCAAGCGCCAGACAGCATTGGAAGTCCATGTGCGGAGCCACACGGGTGAGCGGCCCTTTGTCTGCACCGACTGTGGGAAGCGCTTTGGCCACAAGCATCACCTGCTGAGACACCGGCACGTGCACACCGGTGAGAAGCCCTTCACCTGCAGCCACTGTGGCCACCGCTTCAGTGAGAAGCGCTATCTGGTCATCCACCAGCGCATCCACACTGGGGAGCGCCCCTTCGCCTGCACCCACTGTCCCAAGGCCTTCAGGGACAACAGTACCCTCACTGCCCACCAGCACGTCCACACCGGGGAGCGACCCTTCGCCTGCCAGCAGTGCCCCAAGGCCTTCAGGGACAAGAGGACCCTCACAGCTCACCAGCGGGTCCACACCAGTGAGCGCCCCTTCGCCTGCACCCACTGCCCCAAGACCTTCAGGGACAGCAGTAGCCTCAGTGCCCACCAGCGCATCCACACCGGGGAGCGACCCTTCGCCTGTGCGCAGTGTCCCAAGACCTTCAGGGACAAGAAGACCCTCACCATCCACCAGCGTGTCCACATCAGTGAGCGCCCGTTTGCCTGCACCCACTGCCCCAAGGCCTTCAGGGACGAGAGGACCCTCACTGCCCACCAGCTCATGCACACCGAGGAGCGACCCTTCATGTGCACCCACTGCCCCAAGGCCTTCAGGGATGAGAAGACCCTCACCATCCACCAGCAGGTCCACACCAGTGAGCACCCTTTCACCTGCACCCAGTGCCCCAAGGCCCTCGGGGAAAGCAGTACCCTCACTATTAACCATAGCGTGCACACTGAGGAGCTCCGCTTTGCCTGCACCTACTGCCCTAAGACCTTCAGGGACAGCAGTAGCCTCACTGCCCACCAGGACATCCACACCAGGGAGCGCCCCTTTGCTTGCCAGCAGTGCCCCAAGGCCTTCAGGGACAAGAAGAACCTCACTGCCCACCTGCGCATCCATACTGGGGAGCGCCCCTTTGCCTGCCAGCAGTGCCCCAAAGCTTTCAGGGACAAGAAGACCCTCATAGCCCACCAGCGCATTCACACCGGGGAGCGACCCTTTgcttgtgcccactgccccaaGGCCTTCATGTACAAGAAGACCCTCATAGCCCACCAGCGCATCCACACCGGGGAGCGCCCCTTCGCTTGTGCCCACTGTCCCAAGGCCTTCAGGGACAGCAGTACCCTCACCATCCACCAGCGCATCCACACCGGGGAGCGCCCCTTTGCCTGCTCCCAGTGTCCCAAGGCCTTCAGGGACAAGAAGACCCTCATGGCCCACCAGCGCATCCACACTGGGGAGCGCCCCTTCTCCTGCCCGCAGTGCCCCAAGGCCTTCATGTACAAGAAGACCTTCGCTGCCCACCAGCACATCCACACTGGTGAGCGCCCCTTCGCCTGCCCACAGTGCCCCAAGGCCTTCAGGGACAGCAGTACCCTCACTGTCCACCAGCGCATCCACACTGGTGAGAAGCCCTTCAAGTGTGGTGAGTGCGGGAAGACCTGCAGCCAGAAACAGAACTTGATGAGCCACCAGCGGTTGCACCAGAGCCCATCAGCAGTGCCAGAGAGCAGCCAGTGTGAGACAGGGGGTCCATCCCTGGTGGAGAAGCAGGCAGAGGACAAGCCCTTCCAGTGCGGCCACTGCGAGAAGCGGTTTCGGGATGAGGGGATCATGCTGGCTCACCAGcgcacccacagcacccacagcctgTGGCCACCTCCGCAGCCCAGCACCACCTGA
- the LOC129203613 gene encoding zinc finger protein 271-like isoform X2 yields the protein MGAAPRPGRGPRPRRPLPSAPLRSPLPAAPGPAGPPRCPAPPRCSPLPGLSLSRHGAPVPRRTRCSASHPPGPPGSGPADTDTSAGQGPGRDGWSDPPGQPGTSSSCSPWAPQARLGSRELPQSPFSRRVLAFCRPAAWATLLGSVLLAGVLKALAGREGGCWQVSALLPPIPSESRCCAWQGPSVLAAPARLLTGQASPAEPGASHRRLPAQVAVYLPPSARREPAARRTPGRCGKMSVTFEDVAIYFSPEEWAELADWQRRLYREVMLENYQAVASLGWPAVKPEIICQMERAELPCVPDPPRTQRSHWTPVSAGDPGRQREAGGVPEGLLAPTALLPGMPKRGRRRRGRSAHSRPGRSQGGSSGRPRLHPLPTPRPLEKTPPTCPECDKSFKRQTALEVHVRSHTGERPFVCTDCGKRFGHKHHLLRHRHVHTGEKPFTCSHCGHRFSEKRYLVIHQRIHTGERPFACTHCPKAFRDNSTLTAHQHVHTGERPFACQQCPKAFRDKRTLTAHQRVHTSERPFACTHCPKTFRDSSSLSAHQRIHTGERPFACAQCPKTFRDKKTLTIHQRVHISERPFACTHCPKAFRDERTLTAHQLMHTEERPFMCTHCPKAFRDEKTLTIHQQVHTSEHPFTCTQCPKALGESSTLTINHSVHTEELRFACTYCPKTFRDSSSLTAHQDIHTRERPFACQQCPKAFRDKKNLTAHLRIHTGERPFACQQCPKAFRDKKTLIAHQRIHTGERPFACAHCPKAFMYKKTLIAHQRIHTGERPFACAHCPKAFRDSSTLTIHQRIHTGERPFACSQCPKAFRDKKTLMAHQRIHTGERPFSCPQCPKAFMYKKTFAAHQHIHTGERPFACPQCPKAFRDSSTLTVHQRIHTGEKPFKCGECGKTCSQKQNLMSHQRLHQSPSAVPESSQCETGGPSLVEKQAEDKPFQCGHCEKRFRDEGIMLAHQRTHSTHSLWPPPQPSTT from the exons ATgggcgctgccccccgccccgggaggGGACCCCGGCCGCGACGGCCTCTCCCCTCCGCTCCCCTGCGCTCCCCTCTgccggccgcccccggccctgccGGCCCCCCCCGGTGCCCGGCGCCCCCCCGGTGCTCGCCCCTGCCCGGCCTTTCCCTGTCTCGCCACGGGGCCCCCGTGCCCAGGCGGACACGCTGCTCCGCGTCCCACCCGCCCGGCCCCCCTGGCTCCGGCCCTGCCGACACCGACACCAGCGCTGGGCAGGGCCCGGGACGGGACGGGTGGTCAGACCCCCCGGGACAACCCGGCACATCTTCCTCGTGCTCTCCTTGGGCACCGCAGGCCCGTTTGGGGAGTCGCGAGCTTCCCCAGAGCCCCTTTTCCCGGCGAGTTCTCGCCTTTTGCCGGCCGGCTGCGTGGGCCACGCTCTTGGGGTCGGTGCTTTTAGCAGGAGTTTTGAAGGCTCTGGCTGGAAGGGAAGGCGGCTGTTGGCAGGTAAGTGCGCTTCTGCCCCCGATTCCTTCTGAATCCAGGTGTTGTGCTTGGCAGGGCCCCTCTGTCCTTGCTGCGCCGGCGCGGCTGCTCACGGGACAGGCCTCTCCTGCGGAACCCGGAGCATCCCACCGCCGTCTTCCCGCACAAGTAGCTGTATACCTGCCTCCATCTGCCCGCCGAGAGCCAGCGGCACGCCGGACTCCAGGCCGCTGCGGCAAG ATGTCGGTGACCTTTGAGGACGTGGCCATCTACTTCTCCCCCGAGGAGTGGGCAGAGCTGGCGGACTGGCAGCGGCGGCTCTACCGGGAGGTGATGCTGGAGAACTACCAGGCGGTCGCCTCGCTGG GCTGGCCTGCCGTCAAGCCAGAGATCATCTGCCAGATGGAGCGAGCAGAGCTGCCGTGTGTGCCAGACCCCCCCAGGACACAGCGGAGCCACTGGACCCCTGTCTCAG CCGGTGaccctgggaggcagagggaggctgggggggtccccgagGGGCTGCTGGCACCCACCGCCCTGCTCCCGGGGATGCCCAAACGGGGCAGGAGGCGTCGGGGGCGCTCAGCCCACAGCCGGCCGGGCAGGAGCCAGGGGGGTTCCTCAGGGCGCCCTCGCCTCCACCCCTTGCCGACCCCCCGGCCGCTGGAGAAGACCCCCCCTACGTGTCCTGAGTGTGACAAGAGCTTCAAGCGCCAGACAGCATTGGAAGTCCATGTGCGGAGCCACACGGGTGAGCGGCCCTTTGTCTGCACCGACTGTGGGAAGCGCTTTGGCCACAAGCATCACCTGCTGAGACACCGGCACGTGCACACCGGTGAGAAGCCCTTCACCTGCAGCCACTGTGGCCACCGCTTCAGTGAGAAGCGCTATCTGGTCATCCACCAGCGCATCCACACTGGGGAGCGCCCCTTCGCCTGCACCCACTGTCCCAAGGCCTTCAGGGACAACAGTACCCTCACTGCCCACCAGCACGTCCACACCGGGGAGCGACCCTTCGCCTGCCAGCAGTGCCCCAAGGCCTTCAGGGACAAGAGGACCCTCACAGCTCACCAGCGGGTCCACACCAGTGAGCGCCCCTTCGCCTGCACCCACTGCCCCAAGACCTTCAGGGACAGCAGTAGCCTCAGTGCCCACCAGCGCATCCACACCGGGGAGCGACCCTTCGCCTGTGCGCAGTGTCCCAAGACCTTCAGGGACAAGAAGACCCTCACCATCCACCAGCGTGTCCACATCAGTGAGCGCCCGTTTGCCTGCACCCACTGCCCCAAGGCCTTCAGGGACGAGAGGACCCTCACTGCCCACCAGCTCATGCACACCGAGGAGCGACCCTTCATGTGCACCCACTGCCCCAAGGCCTTCAGGGATGAGAAGACCCTCACCATCCACCAGCAGGTCCACACCAGTGAGCACCCTTTCACCTGCACCCAGTGCCCCAAGGCCCTCGGGGAAAGCAGTACCCTCACTATTAACCATAGCGTGCACACTGAGGAGCTCCGCTTTGCCTGCACCTACTGCCCTAAGACCTTCAGGGACAGCAGTAGCCTCACTGCCCACCAGGACATCCACACCAGGGAGCGCCCCTTTGCTTGCCAGCAGTGCCCCAAGGCCTTCAGGGACAAGAAGAACCTCACTGCCCACCTGCGCATCCATACTGGGGAGCGCCCCTTTGCCTGCCAGCAGTGCCCCAAAGCTTTCAGGGACAAGAAGACCCTCATAGCCCACCAGCGCATTCACACCGGGGAGCGACCCTTTgcttgtgcccactgccccaaGGCCTTCATGTACAAGAAGACCCTCATAGCCCACCAGCGCATCCACACCGGGGAGCGCCCCTTCGCTTGTGCCCACTGTCCCAAGGCCTTCAGGGACAGCAGTACCCTCACCATCCACCAGCGCATCCACACCGGGGAGCGCCCCTTTGCCTGCTCCCAGTGTCCCAAGGCCTTCAGGGACAAGAAGACCCTCATGGCCCACCAGCGCATCCACACTGGGGAGCGCCCCTTCTCCTGCCCGCAGTGCCCCAAGGCCTTCATGTACAAGAAGACCTTCGCTGCCCACCAGCACATCCACACTGGTGAGCGCCCCTTCGCCTGCCCACAGTGCCCCAAGGCCTTCAGGGACAGCAGTACCCTCACTGTCCACCAGCGCATCCACACTGGTGAGAAGCCCTTCAAGTGTGGTGAGTGCGGGAAGACCTGCAGCCAGAAACAGAACTTGATGAGCCACCAGCGGTTGCACCAGAGCCCATCAGCAGTGCCAGAGAGCAGCCAGTGTGAGACAGGGGGTCCATCCCTGGTGGAGAAGCAGGCAGAGGACAAGCCCTTCCAGTGCGGCCACTGCGAGAAGCGGTTTCGGGATGAGGGGATCATGCTGGCTCACCAGcgcacccacagcacccacagcctgTGGCCACCTCCGCAGCCCAGCACCACCTGA
- the LOC129203613 gene encoding zinc finger protein 271-like isoform X1 yields the protein MGAAPRPGRGPRPRRPLPSAPLRSPLPAAPGPAGPPRCPAPPRCSPLPGLSLSRHGAPVPRRTRCSASHPPGPPGSGPADTDTSAGQGPGRDGWSDPPGQPGTSSSCSPWAPQARLGSRELPQSPFSRRVLAFCRPAAWATLLGSVLLAGVLKALAGREGGCWQVSALLPPIPSESRCCAWQGPSVLAAPARLLTGQASPAEPGASHRRLPAQVAVYLPPSARREPAARRTPGRCGKMSVTFEDVAIYFSPEEWAELADWQRRLYREVMLENYQAVASLGWPAVKPEIICQMERAELPCVPDPPRTQRSHWTPVSAAGDPGRQREAGGVPEGLLAPTALLPGMPKRGRRRRGRSAHSRPGRSQGGSSGRPRLHPLPTPRPLEKTPPTCPECDKSFKRQTALEVHVRSHTGERPFVCTDCGKRFGHKHHLLRHRHVHTGEKPFTCSHCGHRFSEKRYLVIHQRIHTGERPFACTHCPKAFRDNSTLTAHQHVHTGERPFACQQCPKAFRDKRTLTAHQRVHTSERPFACTHCPKTFRDSSSLSAHQRIHTGERPFACAQCPKTFRDKKTLTIHQRVHISERPFACTHCPKAFRDERTLTAHQLMHTEERPFMCTHCPKAFRDEKTLTIHQQVHTSEHPFTCTQCPKALGESSTLTINHSVHTEELRFACTYCPKTFRDSSSLTAHQDIHTRERPFACQQCPKAFRDKKNLTAHLRIHTGERPFACQQCPKAFRDKKTLIAHQRIHTGERPFACAHCPKAFMYKKTLIAHQRIHTGERPFACAHCPKAFRDSSTLTIHQRIHTGERPFACSQCPKAFRDKKTLMAHQRIHTGERPFSCPQCPKAFMYKKTFAAHQHIHTGERPFACPQCPKAFRDSSTLTVHQRIHTGEKPFKCGECGKTCSQKQNLMSHQRLHQSPSAVPESSQCETGGPSLVEKQAEDKPFQCGHCEKRFRDEGIMLAHQRTHSTHSLWPPPQPSTT from the exons ATgggcgctgccccccgccccgggaggGGACCCCGGCCGCGACGGCCTCTCCCCTCCGCTCCCCTGCGCTCCCCTCTgccggccgcccccggccctgccGGCCCCCCCCGGTGCCCGGCGCCCCCCCGGTGCTCGCCCCTGCCCGGCCTTTCCCTGTCTCGCCACGGGGCCCCCGTGCCCAGGCGGACACGCTGCTCCGCGTCCCACCCGCCCGGCCCCCCTGGCTCCGGCCCTGCCGACACCGACACCAGCGCTGGGCAGGGCCCGGGACGGGACGGGTGGTCAGACCCCCCGGGACAACCCGGCACATCTTCCTCGTGCTCTCCTTGGGCACCGCAGGCCCGTTTGGGGAGTCGCGAGCTTCCCCAGAGCCCCTTTTCCCGGCGAGTTCTCGCCTTTTGCCGGCCGGCTGCGTGGGCCACGCTCTTGGGGTCGGTGCTTTTAGCAGGAGTTTTGAAGGCTCTGGCTGGAAGGGAAGGCGGCTGTTGGCAGGTAAGTGCGCTTCTGCCCCCGATTCCTTCTGAATCCAGGTGTTGTGCTTGGCAGGGCCCCTCTGTCCTTGCTGCGCCGGCGCGGCTGCTCACGGGACAGGCCTCTCCTGCGGAACCCGGAGCATCCCACCGCCGTCTTCCCGCACAAGTAGCTGTATACCTGCCTCCATCTGCCCGCCGAGAGCCAGCGGCACGCCGGACTCCAGGCCGCTGCGGCAAG ATGTCGGTGACCTTTGAGGACGTGGCCATCTACTTCTCCCCCGAGGAGTGGGCAGAGCTGGCGGACTGGCAGCGGCGGCTCTACCGGGAGGTGATGCTGGAGAACTACCAGGCGGTCGCCTCGCTGG GCTGGCCTGCCGTCAAGCCAGAGATCATCTGCCAGATGGAGCGAGCAGAGCTGCCGTGTGTGCCAGACCCCCCCAGGACACAGCGGAGCCACTGGACCCCTGTCTCAG CAGCCGGTGaccctgggaggcagagggaggctgggggggtccccgagGGGCTGCTGGCACCCACCGCCCTGCTCCCGGGGATGCCCAAACGGGGCAGGAGGCGTCGGGGGCGCTCAGCCCACAGCCGGCCGGGCAGGAGCCAGGGGGGTTCCTCAGGGCGCCCTCGCCTCCACCCCTTGCCGACCCCCCGGCCGCTGGAGAAGACCCCCCCTACGTGTCCTGAGTGTGACAAGAGCTTCAAGCGCCAGACAGCATTGGAAGTCCATGTGCGGAGCCACACGGGTGAGCGGCCCTTTGTCTGCACCGACTGTGGGAAGCGCTTTGGCCACAAGCATCACCTGCTGAGACACCGGCACGTGCACACCGGTGAGAAGCCCTTCACCTGCAGCCACTGTGGCCACCGCTTCAGTGAGAAGCGCTATCTGGTCATCCACCAGCGCATCCACACTGGGGAGCGCCCCTTCGCCTGCACCCACTGTCCCAAGGCCTTCAGGGACAACAGTACCCTCACTGCCCACCAGCACGTCCACACCGGGGAGCGACCCTTCGCCTGCCAGCAGTGCCCCAAGGCCTTCAGGGACAAGAGGACCCTCACAGCTCACCAGCGGGTCCACACCAGTGAGCGCCCCTTCGCCTGCACCCACTGCCCCAAGACCTTCAGGGACAGCAGTAGCCTCAGTGCCCACCAGCGCATCCACACCGGGGAGCGACCCTTCGCCTGTGCGCAGTGTCCCAAGACCTTCAGGGACAAGAAGACCCTCACCATCCACCAGCGTGTCCACATCAGTGAGCGCCCGTTTGCCTGCACCCACTGCCCCAAGGCCTTCAGGGACGAGAGGACCCTCACTGCCCACCAGCTCATGCACACCGAGGAGCGACCCTTCATGTGCACCCACTGCCCCAAGGCCTTCAGGGATGAGAAGACCCTCACCATCCACCAGCAGGTCCACACCAGTGAGCACCCTTTCACCTGCACCCAGTGCCCCAAGGCCCTCGGGGAAAGCAGTACCCTCACTATTAACCATAGCGTGCACACTGAGGAGCTCCGCTTTGCCTGCACCTACTGCCCTAAGACCTTCAGGGACAGCAGTAGCCTCACTGCCCACCAGGACATCCACACCAGGGAGCGCCCCTTTGCTTGCCAGCAGTGCCCCAAGGCCTTCAGGGACAAGAAGAACCTCACTGCCCACCTGCGCATCCATACTGGGGAGCGCCCCTTTGCCTGCCAGCAGTGCCCCAAAGCTTTCAGGGACAAGAAGACCCTCATAGCCCACCAGCGCATTCACACCGGGGAGCGACCCTTTgcttgtgcccactgccccaaGGCCTTCATGTACAAGAAGACCCTCATAGCCCACCAGCGCATCCACACCGGGGAGCGCCCCTTCGCTTGTGCCCACTGTCCCAAGGCCTTCAGGGACAGCAGTACCCTCACCATCCACCAGCGCATCCACACCGGGGAGCGCCCCTTTGCCTGCTCCCAGTGTCCCAAGGCCTTCAGGGACAAGAAGACCCTCATGGCCCACCAGCGCATCCACACTGGGGAGCGCCCCTTCTCCTGCCCGCAGTGCCCCAAGGCCTTCATGTACAAGAAGACCTTCGCTGCCCACCAGCACATCCACACTGGTGAGCGCCCCTTCGCCTGCCCACAGTGCCCCAAGGCCTTCAGGGACAGCAGTACCCTCACTGTCCACCAGCGCATCCACACTGGTGAGAAGCCCTTCAAGTGTGGTGAGTGCGGGAAGACCTGCAGCCAGAAACAGAACTTGATGAGCCACCAGCGGTTGCACCAGAGCCCATCAGCAGTGCCAGAGAGCAGCCAGTGTGAGACAGGGGGTCCATCCCTGGTGGAGAAGCAGGCAGAGGACAAGCCCTTCCAGTGCGGCCACTGCGAGAAGCGGTTTCGGGATGAGGGGATCATGCTGGCTCACCAGcgcacccacagcacccacagcctgTGGCCACCTCCGCAGCCCAGCACCACCTGA